One genomic segment of Stigmatopora argus isolate UIUO_Sarg chromosome 3, RoL_Sarg_1.0, whole genome shotgun sequence includes these proteins:
- the lmo2 gene encoding rhombotin-2 — protein MSSTIERKTLEANEEPVDEVLQMPPSLLTCGGCQQSIGDRFFLKAIEQYWHEDCLSCDLCGCRLGEVGRRLYYKLGRKLCRRDYLRLFGQDGLCASCEKRIRAFEMTMRVRDKVYHLECFKCAACQKHFCVGDRYLLINSDIVCEQDIFEWTKLNNSSMV, from the exons ATGTCGTCCACCATCGAGAGGAAAACACTGGAAGCCAACGA GGAGCCAGTGGACGAAGTGCTGCAGATGCCTCCGTCTCTGCTCACATGCGGCGGCTGCCAGCAGAGCATCGGCGACCGCTTTTTCCTGAAGGCCATCGAGCAGTACTGGCACGAGGATTGCCTCAGCTGCGACTTGTGCGGCTGTCGCCTCGGGGAAGTCGGTCGCCGGCTTTATTACAAGCTGGGAAGGAAACTGTGTCGAAGAGACTACTTAAG GCTTTTCGGTCAGGATGGCCTCTGCGCATCCTGTGAGAAGAGGATCCGAGCGTTCGAGATGACCATGCGCGTGCGGGACAAGGTGTATCACTTGGAATGCTTCAAGTGCGCCGCCTGCCAGAAGCACTTCTGCGTCGGCGACCGCTACTTGCTCATCAACTCGGATATTGTTTGTGAGCAGGACATTTTTGAGTGGACCAAACTTAACAATAGCAGTATGGTATAG